In Amphiprion ocellaris isolate individual 3 ecotype Okinawa chromosome 3, ASM2253959v1, whole genome shotgun sequence, one genomic interval encodes:
- the LOC111571172 gene encoding carboxypeptidase A1-like, whose product MKGLWLLLVLVAAAKAERIFIGDQVIRVDVQSEEQIQLLQALETSQEWELDFWLHPVSTELPVDIRVPRSSLSSVKDYLQAHSIPFSVMIDNLQELLDEEKAEMEVNRMREHSTRSFNFGAYHTLDTIYSWMDTLVAEHPNLITKQEIGRSYENRPMYVLKFSTGGSNRPAIWIDTGIHSREWVSPATGVWTANKIATDYGTDASLTSLLNTMDIYLLILTNPDGYVYTHSNDRMWRKTRSRNSGSICRGVDPNRNWDAGFGGPGASSSPCSDSYRGPSAHSEIEVKNVVDLIKSHGNFKAFISVHAYSQLLMYPYGYTCTNVPHQAELDSIGRAAVQKLTSLYGTSYKVGSICKIIYQASGGSIDWSYNLGIKYSFAFELRDTGRYGFILPSNQIIPTASETWLALKHIMEYVRDHPY is encoded by the exons ATGAAAGGTCTCTGGTTGCTGTTGGTGCTTGTGGCTGCGGCCAAAGCTGAGAGGATCTTTATTGG AGATCAGGTCATCAGGGTGGATGTGCAGTCAGAGGAACAGATCCAGCTCCTGCAGGCTCTGGAGACTTCACAGGAGTGGGag CTGGACTTCTGGCTCCACCCAGTCTCCACTGAGCTTCCTGTTGACATCCGAGTTCCCCGCTCCAGCCTGAGCTCTGTGAAGGACTACCTCCAGGCCCACAGCATCCCCTTCAGCGTCATGATCGACAACCTTCAG GAGCTTCTTGATGAGGAGAAAGCTGAGATGGAGGTGAACCGGATGAGGGAGCACAGCACCAGGAGCTTCAACTTCGGAGCCTATCATACTCTGGACACT ATCTACAGCTGGATGGACACTCTGGTGGCTGAGCACCCCAACCTGATCACCAAGCAGGAAATTGGGAGATCCTATGAGAACAGGCCCATGTATGTGCTGAAG TTCAGTACCGGCGGCTCCAATCGTCCTGCTATCTGGATCGACACGGGTATCCACTCCAGGGAATGGGTGTCTCCGGCTACTGGAGTGTGGACCGCCAACAAG ATTGCCACTGATTATGGCACCGACGCCTCTCTGACCTCCCTTCTGAACACCATGGACATTTACCTGCTGATCCTGACCAACCCTGACGGCTACGTTTACACCCACTCCAAT GATCGTATGTGGCGTAAGACTCGCTCCAGGAACTCAGGCTCCATATGCCGTGGAGTCGATCCCAACAGGAACTGGGATGCAGGCTTTGGTG GTCCCGGTGCCAGCAGCAGCCCCTGTTCTGATTCCTACCGCGGCCCCTCAGCTCACTCTGAGATCGAGGTGAAGAACGTCGTGGACCTGATCAAGAGCCATGGCAACTTCAAGGCTTTCATCTCTGTCCACGCCTACTCACAGCTGCTCATGTACCCTTACGGCTACACCTGCACCAACGTGCCCCATCAGGCTGAGCTG GACTCTATTGGCAGAGCAGCAGTGCAGAAACTCACCTCCCTCTATGGCACCAGTTACAAGGTTGGGAGCATCTGTAAGATCATCT ACCAAGCCAGCGGTGGTAGCATCGACTGGTCCTACAATCTGGGCATCAAATACTCCTTTGCTTTTGAGCTGAGGGACACTGGTCGCTATGGTTTCATCCTGCCATCCAATCAGATCATCCCCACTGCCTCTGAGACGTGGCTTGCCCTGAAGCACATCATGGAGTACGTCCGTGACCATCCTTATTGA